In Ovis aries strain OAR_USU_Benz2616 breed Rambouillet chromosome 13, ARS-UI_Ramb_v3.0, whole genome shotgun sequence, the following are encoded in one genomic region:
- the PHYH gene encoding phytanoyl-CoA dioxygenase, peroxisomal isoform X1: protein MDRNRASARLSVLLRHLGCRSAGTIIAHHTSGVGSLASFHPQQFQYTRENNVLSLEQRKFYEENGFLVIKNLVSDADIQRFRNEFERICREEVKPLGLSVMRDVTIAKSEYVPSEKVVSKVQDFQEDEELFRYCSLPEILKYVECFTGPNIMAMHTMLINKPPDSGKKTSRHPLHQDLHYFPFRPSNSIVCAWTAMEHIDRNNGCLVVLPGTHKGPLKPHDYPQWEGGVNIMFHGIQDYDENNARVHLVMEKGDTVFFHPLLIHGSGRNKSQGFRKAISCHFADANCHYIDVEGTSQENIAKEVVNMVSKKHGFKDITLKDVWTFRGRVVKGERINL from the exons ATGGACCGAAACCGAGCTTCCGCGCGCTTGAGTGTCTTGCTGCGACACCTTGGTTGCCGCTCGGCCGGGACCATT ATAGCTCACCACACTTCGGGGGTTGGTTCCCTTGCCAGTTTCCATCCTCAACAATTCCA gtatACTCGGGAGAATAATGTTCTAAGCCTAGAACAGAGaaaattttatgaagaaaatggATTTCTTGTCATTAAAAATTTGGTGTCTGATGCTGATATTCAACGCTTTAG GAATGAGTTTGAAAGAATCTGCAGAGAGGAGGTGAAACCGTTGGGATTGTCGGTGATGAGAGATGTCACCATTGCAAAATCAGAATATGTGCCAAGTGAAAAAGTGGTTTCCAAGGTCCAGGATTTCCAAGAAGATGAGGAACTCTTCAGATACTGCTCCCTCCCTGAG ATTCTGAAATATGTGGAGTGCTTCACTGGACCCAATATTATGGCCATGCATACAATGCTGATAAACAAACCTCCAGATTCTG GCAAGAAGACATCCCGTCATCCCTTGCACCAGGATCTGCACTATTTCCCATTCAGGCCCAGCAATAGCATCGTTTGTGCCTGGACAGCCATGGAGCACATTGACCGGAACAATGGCTGTCTGGTTGTGCTCCCAGGGACACACAAAGGCCCCTTGAAACCACATGATTATCCCCAGTGGGAG GGAGGAGTCAACATCATGTTCCACGGGATCCAGGACTATGACGAAAACAACGCCCGGGTGCACTTGGTAATGGAGAAGGGAGACACAGTCTTCTTTCACCCTTTGCTCATCCATGGATCTGGTCGGAACAAAAGTCAAGGATTCCGGAAG GCAATTTCCTGCCATTTTGCGGATGCCAACTGTCACTACATAGATGTGGAGGGCACCAGTCAAGAAAACATTGCAAAGGAAGTTGTCAATATGGTCAGCAAAAAGCATGGATTTAAAGACATCACTCTGAAG GATGTTTGGACATTTCGAGGGCGTGTCGTGAAAGGAGAAAGAATCAACCTCTGA
- the PHYH gene encoding phytanoyl-CoA dioxygenase, peroxisomal isoform X2 yields the protein MRDVTIAKSEYVPSEKVVSKVQDFQEDEELFRYCSLPEILKYVECFTGPNIMAMHTMLINKPPDSGKKTSRHPLHQDLHYFPFRPSNSIVCAWTAMEHIDRNNGCLVVLPGTHKGPLKPHDYPQWEGGVNIMFHGIQDYDENNARVHLVMEKGDTVFFHPLLIHGSGRNKSQGFRKAISCHFADANCHYIDVEGTSQENIAKEVVNMVSKKHGFKDITLKDVWTFRGRVVKGERINL from the exons ATGAGAGATGTCACCATTGCAAAATCAGAATATGTGCCAAGTGAAAAAGTGGTTTCCAAGGTCCAGGATTTCCAAGAAGATGAGGAACTCTTCAGATACTGCTCCCTCCCTGAG ATTCTGAAATATGTGGAGTGCTTCACTGGACCCAATATTATGGCCATGCATACAATGCTGATAAACAAACCTCCAGATTCTG GCAAGAAGACATCCCGTCATCCCTTGCACCAGGATCTGCACTATTTCCCATTCAGGCCCAGCAATAGCATCGTTTGTGCCTGGACAGCCATGGAGCACATTGACCGGAACAATGGCTGTCTGGTTGTGCTCCCAGGGACACACAAAGGCCCCTTGAAACCACATGATTATCCCCAGTGGGAG GGAGGAGTCAACATCATGTTCCACGGGATCCAGGACTATGACGAAAACAACGCCCGGGTGCACTTGGTAATGGAGAAGGGAGACACAGTCTTCTTTCACCCTTTGCTCATCCATGGATCTGGTCGGAACAAAAGTCAAGGATTCCGGAAG GCAATTTCCTGCCATTTTGCGGATGCCAACTGTCACTACATAGATGTGGAGGGCACCAGTCAAGAAAACATTGCAAAGGAAGTTGTCAATATGGTCAGCAAAAAGCATGGATTTAAAGACATCACTCTGAAG GATGTTTGGACATTTCGAGGGCGTGTCGTGAAAGGAGAAAGAATCAACCTCTGA